One stretch of Lacrimispora sphenoides DNA includes these proteins:
- a CDS encoding metallophosphoesterase gives MRNRIVLAALLGVACMLAGCSLKGTEPESTSAESTTPQETETTRTEPTTIEEFPQTSEDPASQPPEEAFDNGCKIIVATDIHYLARDLTDFQKGFQYSIDHGDGKVMQYIWEITDAFVEEVKKERPDLVILSGDLTYEGEKESHEEFAEKLGKIEEAGIPVIVIPGNHDINNSKAAQFVGDTFLGAENVTSDEFEEIYQDFGYNEAVSRDPASLSYVYQVNDYTRALMLDTCQYEPRNLVGGMIQDDTYDWIEEQMEEAWNLGMNVIPVGHHNLLDESEVYLQDCTIEHSEQLIDQLESWEVPLFLSGHLHVQHYMRSRSDSGIYEIVTSSLSTPPCQYGILYYGDDGSFRYHTKPLDMKEWAKKTGSTDKNLLNFDEFGKKFLSKVFYNQAQDEFKRLDTLNGLTKTQKEQMAKVYAELNEACYAGTVTDIRDKAKAKAGYKLWEEEGYPSILAQYLEWITNDGTRDYNVLSSE, from the coding sequence ATGAGAAACAGGATCGTATTGGCAGCATTGCTGGGCGTGGCGTGTATGCTGGCAGGGTGTTCGCTCAAGGGAACAGAGCCGGAAAGCACCAGCGCAGAGAGTACTACTCCGCAGGAGACAGAAACAACGAGGACGGAACCGACGACCATTGAAGAATTTCCTCAAACTTCGGAGGATCCGGCTTCACAGCCTCCTGAAGAAGCCTTTGACAATGGCTGCAAGATCATTGTAGCTACGGATATTCATTATTTAGCCAGGGACTTGACGGATTTTCAGAAGGGTTTTCAATACAGTATAGACCATGGTGACGGCAAGGTGATGCAATACATCTGGGAGATTACGGATGCTTTTGTGGAAGAGGTTAAAAAGGAACGGCCCGATCTGGTGATCTTAAGCGGAGATCTGACCTATGAAGGCGAAAAGGAAAGCCATGAAGAATTTGCCGAAAAGCTTGGTAAAATTGAAGAAGCCGGTATCCCCGTAATCGTTATTCCTGGAAACCATGATATCAATAATTCTAAGGCAGCTCAATTTGTGGGAGATACCTTTCTGGGGGCGGAAAATGTAACTTCAGATGAATTCGAGGAGATTTACCAGGATTTCGGATACAATGAGGCGGTCAGCCGGGACCCTGCTTCCTTAAGCTATGTTTATCAGGTAAATGATTATACCAGAGCCTTAATGCTTGATACATGCCAGTATGAACCGAGAAATCTGGTTGGAGGAATGATTCAGGATGATACATATGACTGGATTGAGGAGCAGATGGAGGAAGCCTGGAATCTGGGGATGAATGTGATTCCGGTAGGCCATCATAATCTTCTTGATGAAAGTGAAGTATACTTACAGGACTGCACCATTGAACACAGTGAACAGCTTATTGACCAGCTGGAAAGCTGGGAGGTCCCCTTGTTTTTAAGCGGTCACCTTCATGTGCAGCACTATATGAGGTCCAGAAGCGACTCCGGGATCTATGAGATCGTGACCAGTTCCTTATCCACGCCGCCTTGCCAGTATGGGATCTTATATTATGGAGACGACGGGAGCTTCCGCTATCATACAAAACCGTTGGATATGAAGGAATGGGCAAAAAAGACGGGAAGCACTGATAAAAATCTTTTGAACTTCGATGAGTTTGGGAAAAAGTTTTTAAGCAAGGTATTTTACAATCAGGCTCAGGATGAGTTTAAGAGGCTTGATACATTAAATGGATTGACCAAAACTCAGAAGGAACAGATGGCAAAGGTCTATGCGGAGCTTAACGAAGCCTGTTATGCAGGAACCGTTACAGACATCCGGGATAAGGCCAAAGCTAAGGCAGGCTACAAGCTGTGGGAAGAGGAAGGGTATCCCAGCATCCTGGCTCAATATCTGGAATGGATTACGAACGATGGGACAAGGGACTATAATGTATTGAGCTCAGAATAA
- a CDS encoding class II fructose-bisphosphate aldolase, with protein sequence MSLIPLRPLMEASIKYGFGQGGFNVNAVAQAKAVIEVHEMFRSPAILQGADLANGFMGGRIDFLNATLEDKKAGARNIGNAVKKYGLDSDIPIVLHLDHGRDFDSCVAAIEGGYTSVMIDGSSLPFKENIELTREVVKYAHGRGVSVEGELGVLAGVEDHVFSDSSTYTNPLDAVEFFQKTGVDALAISYGTMHGASKGKDVKLRKEIVIAIKECMNHLGIFGALVSHGSSTVPKYIVDEINGLGGKLSNTEGISMEQLTAAIGAGINKINVDTDIRLAVTRNMKEFFERYPEKRNSGSIGAIYERLETMKEAFDPRLFLPPIMDTVMYGTIPNEDVAAIVDCVERGVKEVVGALIVKFGSYGRAPLVECVTLDEMAERYRKIDKWL encoded by the coding sequence ATGAGCTTAATACCACTTAGACCTCTTATGGAGGCCTCCATAAAATATGGCTTTGGTCAGGGCGGTTTTAACGTGAATGCGGTCGCCCAGGCCAAAGCAGTAATCGAAGTACATGAAATGTTCCGTTCCCCTGCCATTTTGCAGGGGGCGGATTTGGCAAATGGATTCATGGGAGGACGGATTGATTTTCTAAATGCAACCCTGGAAGATAAAAAAGCCGGGGCGAGAAATATAGGAAATGCGGTAAAAAAATACGGATTGGATTCTGATATTCCGATTGTTCTCCATTTAGATCACGGCAGAGACTTTGATTCCTGCGTGGCGGCCATTGAAGGCGGTTATACTTCCGTCATGATCGACGGTTCTTCCCTGCCTTTTAAAGAAAACATTGAGCTTACCAGGGAAGTGGTAAAGTATGCCCATGGCAGAGGAGTCAGCGTAGAAGGGGAACTTGGAGTACTTGCCGGCGTGGAGGATCACGTATTTTCTGATTCTTCCACTTATACCAATCCATTGGATGCAGTGGAATTCTTCCAGAAAACCGGCGTTGATGCCCTTGCGATATCCTATGGCACCATGCACGGGGCCTCTAAGGGAAAGGATGTAAAGCTGCGTAAGGAGATTGTCATTGCCATAAAGGAATGCATGAATCATCTGGGGATTTTCGGGGCTCTGGTTTCCCATGGCTCCTCTACCGTGCCGAAATACATCGTAGATGAGATCAATGGTCTTGGAGGAAAGCTGTCTAATACCGAAGGAATATCCATGGAACAGCTTACGGCTGCCATTGGAGCAGGAATCAATAAGATTAACGTGGATACGGATATCCGCCTTGCTGTTACCAGGAACATGAAGGAATTCTTTGAAAGGTATCCGGAAAAGAGGAACAGCGGGTCAATCGGCGCCATTTATGAGCGGCTGGAGACTATGAAGGAAGCTTTTGATCCCAGGTTATTCCTGCCTCCCATCATGGATACAGTGATGTACGGAACCATCCCCAATGAGGATGTAGCTGCCATTGTGGACTGCGTGGAACGTGGAGTAAAGGAAGTTGTTGGAGCCTTGATCGTGAAGTTCGGCTCCTACGGGAGGGCCCCGCTGGTTGAATGTGTGACCCTTGATGAAATGGCAGAACGTTACCGAAAAATTGATAAATGGCTGTAA
- a CDS encoding triose-phosphate isomerase family protein → MKHIFLNLKRFDIPREKGGVNSIAPIREWGSYIVSNTQEALRKYENDDVEFAMYFPEAHLIQAAGALGENSPVNIGCQGVFREDTAAGGNFGAFTTNRTANAAIAIGCTTTIIGHCEERRDKAGILSEAGVTDSHAVNRLLNQEVLQALKAGLSVLYCIGETAEEQPRWQEVLKEQLETGLSGVDTGGVVIAYEPVWAIGPGKTPPDKEYIARTGSYIKEVTGGLPVVYGGGLKADNAQMLASIPVIDGGLIALTRFQGEIGFYPEEYLEIIRAYLGK, encoded by the coding sequence ATGAAGCATATTTTTTTAAATTTAAAGCGGTTTGATATTCCCCGGGAAAAGGGCGGCGTGAATTCCATAGCGCCTATCCGGGAGTGGGGAAGCTATATTGTATCAAATACCCAGGAAGCTTTAAGAAAGTATGAGAATGATGATGTGGAGTTTGCCATGTATTTTCCTGAAGCCCATTTGATCCAGGCGGCTGGTGCTTTGGGGGAGAACAGCCCGGTGAACATCGGCTGTCAGGGAGTGTTCCGTGAGGATACCGCAGCCGGCGGAAATTTTGGGGCCTTTACAACGAACCGCACGGCAAACGCAGCAATAGCCATTGGCTGTACCACTACGATCATCGGCCATTGTGAGGAACGAAGGGACAAGGCAGGGATCCTTTCAGAAGCAGGGGTAACCGATTCCCATGCGGTTAACCGCCTGCTGAATCAGGAGGTTTTACAGGCTCTTAAGGCAGGGCTGTCTGTGCTTTACTGCATTGGGGAGACTGCAGAGGAGCAGCCCCGCTGGCAGGAGGTATTAAAGGAGCAGCTTGAGACCGGATTATCTGGTGTGGACACTGGGGGAGTAGTCATCGCCTATGAGCCGGTATGGGCCATTGGACCGGGGAAAACTCCGCCGGATAAAGAGTACATAGCAAGGACCGGCTCTTATATCAAAGAAGTGACAGGAGGACTACCAGTCGTCTACGGCGGAGGATTAAAGGCTGACAATGCACAGATGCTGGCTTCCATTCCGGTCATTGACGGCGGACTGATCGCTCTGACCAGATTTCAGGGGGAAATCGGTTTTTATCCTGAAGAATATTTAGAGATTATAAGAGCCTATTTAGGAAAATAG
- a CDS encoding LacI family DNA-binding transcriptional regulator: MTLKEIAEEAGVSISTVSRVVNKNIPGAASKEVQDRIWEIVRRTGYTPNPTARSLKLGEKIASLTSSRSIACLFARTTDTVTDLFFSSLARSIEQEAFKRNYVLKYSFSSFDISHPGTFRLITDNHVDGVVILGRCDKQLLGLLKKYFNSLAYTGLNNMEAKYDQIICDGQQAALAATSYLAGLGHKKIAYIGETKAENRYTGYCDGLKAGRLPLRKEYIANVALSSEGGYQGAKRLLEAGCDATAYFCSNDITAIGAMKAFHESGLRIPTDISVISIDDIDTAQYLTPMLTTVHIPVEEMGQMTAKILIDRIEGGHRLPVKIDLPFYIAVRDSCAAPKR, from the coding sequence ATGACATTAAAGGAAATAGCGGAAGAAGCCGGCGTGTCCATTTCCACCGTATCCAGAGTCGTGAACAAAAATATTCCCGGTGCCGCCAGCAAAGAAGTCCAGGACCGGATATGGGAAATCGTCCGCCGGACCGGATATACCCCAAATCCCACAGCCCGCAGCTTAAAGCTTGGAGAAAAAATAGCTTCTTTGACCTCCTCCCGTTCCATCGCCTGCCTGTTTGCAAGAACCACGGATACGGTAACTGACTTATTTTTCTCCTCCCTTGCCCGGAGCATCGAGCAGGAAGCCTTTAAACGAAATTATGTATTAAAATATTCCTTTTCCTCCTTTGATATCAGCCACCCCGGCACTTTCCGGCTGATCACCGATAACCATGTAGACGGCGTGGTCATTTTAGGACGCTGTGATAAACAGCTTCTCGGCCTTTTGAAAAAGTATTTCAACAGCCTGGCCTATACGGGTTTAAACAATATGGAGGCAAAATATGATCAGATCATCTGTGACGGACAACAAGCCGCCCTTGCTGCCACCAGCTATTTAGCCGGCCTGGGGCATAAGAAAATCGCATACATCGGAGAAACCAAAGCGGAAAACCGCTATACCGGATACTGCGACGGATTAAAGGCCGGAAGGCTTCCCCTGCGAAAAGAATATATTGCCAACGTGGCCCTCTCCTCAGAGGGAGGATATCAGGGAGCAAAGCGCCTTTTAGAAGCAGGCTGCGACGCTACCGCTTATTTCTGCAGCAACGATATCACGGCCATCGGAGCCATGAAGGCCTTCCACGAATCCGGGCTTCGCATCCCTACGGATATCTCAGTCATCAGCATCGATGATATTGACACGGCCCAGTACTTAACTCCCATGCTCACCACGGTCCACATCCCGGTAGAGGAGATGGGTCAGATGACAGCAAAGATCCTGATCGACCGCATCGAGGGCGGACACCGTCTTCCCGTTAAAATTGACCTGCCGTTTTACATTGCTGTCCGTGACAGCTGTGCAGCCCCCAAACGGTAA
- a CDS encoding glucosamine-6-phosphate isomerase, which translates to MKHEYYGYHKEALLKNPKMRLFCMKDNSEVFRQMAEQMAEEIKSHNARGEKTVFICPVGPVGQYPYFVEMVNEENISLKNVWFINMDEYLDDEKRWISEDHPLSFRGFMDRNVYSKIRPELIMPGEQRIFPDPDNLSYIPELIERLGGVDMVIGGIGINGHVAFNEADGTMSAEEFLAQKTRVLKISPETRAANAIGDFNGALEDMPSYCVTVGIHEIAHARKIRLGCFRNWHRAVVRRAGYGEPTPEFPVSLLQNHQDITLTFTEFVAALTD; encoded by the coding sequence ATGAAGCATGAATATTACGGATACCATAAGGAAGCCCTTTTGAAGAATCCGAAGATGAGACTGTTTTGTATGAAGGATAACAGTGAAGTGTTCCGTCAGATGGCTGAGCAGATGGCAGAAGAGATAAAAAGCCATAATGCCAGGGGAGAAAAGACCGTATTCATCTGCCCGGTAGGACCGGTTGGACAGTACCCTTACTTTGTGGAAATGGTGAATGAGGAAAATATAAGCTTGAAGAATGTTTGGTTCATAAATATGGACGAATACCTGGATGATGAAAAGAGGTGGATCTCAGAAGATCACCCCTTAAGTTTTCGGGGATTTATGGACAGAAACGTTTATTCTAAAATCAGGCCGGAGCTAATAATGCCGGGGGAGCAGAGAATTTTCCCGGATCCGGACAACCTCTCTTATATTCCTGAGCTGATTGAAAGGCTTGGAGGTGTGGACATGGTCATAGGAGGCATCGGCATTAACGGTCATGTGGCGTTTAACGAGGCGGACGGTACGATGAGTGCAGAGGAATTTCTGGCTCAGAAGACAAGGGTTTTAAAAATAAGCCCGGAAACAAGGGCGGCCAATGCCATCGGCGATTTTAACGGAGCATTAGAGGATATGCCTTCTTACTGCGTCACAGTCGGAATCCATGAGATTGCGCATGCAAGAAAAATCCGTTTGGGCTGCTTTCGAAACTGGCACAGAGCCGTGGTACGGAGGGCCGGATACGGTGAGCCAACCCCGGAATTCCCTGTAAGTCTTTTGCAAAACCATCAGGACATCACCCTTACGTTTACAGAATTTGTAGCAGCCTTAACCGATTGA
- a CDS encoding stalk domain-containing protein has translation MKKLTTMIMTLAIAGTIVAPAYAAAAKTSTLLAVPSANAIDQAPVDSIGRYSIEINGKDIDANSCIMVPLDKVAEELGFKVTWNDDSILVDNGSIHTNVRIGVDSYFITTSNKDLVGMSAPFSLGIAPFKTDKDIYVPLSLFDALLRHGDDTIIVNENKIIIQTKDTCQ, from the coding sequence ATGAAAAAACTAACTACGATGATTATGACACTGGCAATTGCAGGTACAATTGTGGCTCCCGCCTATGCCGCTGCTGCTAAAACCTCCACACTGCTTGCGGTACCTTCTGCAAATGCTATTGATCAGGCTCCTGTGGACAGTATCGGACGCTACTCCATCGAGATTAATGGAAAAGACATCGATGCGAATTCCTGCATAATGGTACCTTTGGATAAGGTGGCCGAGGAACTCGGATTTAAAGTTACATGGAATGATGATTCTATCTTGGTGGATAACGGGTCTATTCATACGAACGTAAGAATTGGAGTGGACTCTTACTTTATCACTACAAGTAACAAGGACTTAGTTGGTATGAGTGCCCCTTTCTCCCTTGGAATTGCCCCTTTTAAGACTGACAAAGATATCTATGTCCCCCTGTCACTTTTTGATGCACTTCTGAGGCATGGCGACGATACAATCATCGTTAACGAGAACAAGATTATAATCCAGACCAAGGATACGTGTCAGTAA
- a CDS encoding lactate racemase domain-containing protein — protein sequence MNVALEYGQGTVNVTLPDTADIFIPGETVPDPPYIPVDQLVEKTLESLRNPMGMEPLSKLAHKGSKVAIVFPDRVKGGEQPTSHRKISIKLILKELYDSGVEKKDILLICSNGLHRKNTEKEIRAVLGNELFHEFWYTHQIINHDSEDYDHLVDLGTTERGDPVLMNKYVYDSDVAILIGHTQGNPYGGYSGGYKHCSTGITHWRSIASHHVPEVMHRADFTPVSGKSLMRTKFDEIGQHMEKCMGKKFFCCDAVLDTKSRQIEINSGYAAVMQPHSWITADKRTYVPWAEKKYDVMIFGMPQFFHYGDGMGTNPIMLMQAISAQVIRHKRIMSDNCVIIFTSTCNGYFHDELWPYLREMYEMFQHDQMNTLPDMNRYGEYFATDEEYIRKYRYCNAFHPFHGFSMISCAHVAEMNTSAIYLCGAQDPGYARGMGLKTRATVEEALEDAKKKFVGADPNILVLPQTFKLSAVHLMMKGETPGGKGHEDCGCMAHHHK from the coding sequence ATGAATGTAGCATTAGAGTATGGACAGGGAACCGTAAACGTCACATTGCCCGATACTGCAGATATATTTATTCCGGGGGAGACAGTGCCGGATCCGCCTTATATTCCGGTGGATCAGCTGGTGGAAAAGACCCTTGAATCCTTGCGAAATCCCATGGGCATGGAGCCGCTTTCAAAACTGGCTCATAAGGGATCGAAAGTAGCCATTGTATTTCCCGACCGGGTAAAGGGGGGAGAACAGCCCACCTCCCACAGGAAAATTTCCATAAAACTGATTTTAAAAGAATTATATGATTCTGGCGTGGAAAAAAAGGACATCTTATTGATCTGCTCCAACGGTCTTCATAGAAAGAATACGGAAAAGGAAATCAGGGCCGTGCTTGGGAATGAACTGTTCCATGAGTTCTGGTACACCCATCAGATCATCAACCACGACAGTGAGGATTACGATCATCTGGTGGATCTTGGAACAACGGAGCGGGGCGATCCGGTTCTGATGAACAAATACGTGTACGACAGTGATGTGGCGATTCTCATCGGGCACACCCAGGGAAACCCATACGGCGGCTATTCCGGCGGCTATAAGCATTGTTCCACAGGAATCACCCATTGGCGTTCCATTGCCTCCCACCACGTGCCGGAGGTCATGCACCGGGCAGATTTCACTCCTGTAAGCGGAAAGTCCCTTATGAGGACAAAGTTTGACGAGATCGGGCAGCATATGGAAAAATGCATGGGAAAGAAATTTTTCTGCTGTGATGCGGTTCTGGATACAAAGTCCCGCCAGATCGAGATCAACAGCGGGTATGCGGCTGTGATGCAGCCCCACTCCTGGATTACGGCTGATAAGCGCACTTACGTGCCTTGGGCGGAAAAGAAATACGATGTGATGATTTTCGGTATGCCCCAGTTCTTCCATTACGGAGACGGGATGGGGACCAACCCCATTATGCTGATGCAGGCCATTTCCGCCCAGGTGATCCGCCATAAGAGGATCATGAGCGATAACTGTGTCATCATTTTTACCTCCACCTGCAACGGATATTTCCATGACGAGCTTTGGCCGTATTTAAGAGAAATGTATGAGATGTTCCAGCATGACCAGATGAATACTCTACCGGATATGAACCGTTATGGAGAGTATTTTGCCACCGATGAAGAGTATATCAGGAAATACCGTTACTGCAATGCCTTTCATCCCTTCCATGGCTTTTCCATGATCAGCTGTGCCCATGTTGCTGAGATGAATACCTCCGCCATCTACCTATGCGGAGCCCAGGATCCTGGTTATGCCCGGGGTATGGGATTAAAGACAAGAGCTACGGTGGAAGAGGCCCTGGAAGATGCAAAGAAGAAATTTGTGGGAGCAGATCCTAACATCCTGGTGCTTCCCCAGACCTTTAAGCTGAGTGCCGTCCATCTGATGATGAAGGGAGAGACTCCTGGCGGAAAAGGGCATGAGGATTGCGGATGTATGGCTCATCATCATAAATAA
- a CDS encoding ABC transporter permease, translating into MSSKKKNSMLNRIPAKLWMLLSILAAFLLWIFIASTDAGGVIFAKPWEVISKLMGKLQDGTLWPHIYISLFRVIAGFLCGFIASIPIAFLMGWYAPFRNLVAPWIQFVRNIPPLAYIPLVIAGAGVGEKAKIIVIFIASFLVLVVTIYQGVCNVDVTLIKAAKVLGATDRDIFFQVVIPASTPFILVGARLGLSASLTTLVAAELTGASKGLGMMIQKAQGYYDMATVLMGILIIGVIGLTFEQIVRYLERKLTGWQETMQQ; encoded by the coding sequence ATGAGCAGTAAAAAAAAGAACAGTATGTTAAACCGCATTCCTGCAAAGCTATGGATGCTGCTGTCCATCCTGGCAGCATTTCTGCTATGGATCTTCATAGCGTCTACGGATGCTGGCGGAGTCATCTTTGCAAAGCCGTGGGAGGTAATATCCAAACTGATGGGAAAGCTGCAGGACGGAACCCTGTGGCCCCATATTTATATTAGTCTGTTCCGGGTAATCGCAGGTTTTCTCTGCGGCTTCATCGCATCGATTCCCATTGCATTTCTTATGGGCTGGTACGCACCGTTTCGGAATCTGGTGGCACCCTGGATCCAGTTTGTGAGAAATATTCCGCCGCTGGCCTATATTCCCCTCGTCATTGCGGGGGCAGGAGTGGGGGAAAAGGCAAAGATCATCGTAATATTTATCGCTTCATTCCTCGTACTGGTGGTCACCATTTACCAGGGCGTCTGCAATGTGGATGTAACATTGATTAAGGCGGCAAAGGTACTTGGAGCTACTGACCGGGATATATTCTTTCAGGTAGTCATACCGGCTTCTACGCCATTTATCCTGGTGGGGGCCAGGCTTGGACTTTCCGCTTCTTTAACCACCCTGGTGGCGGCAGAGCTTACAGGAGCGTCTAAGGGGCTCGGAATGATGATCCAAAAGGCACAGGGCTATTACGATATGGCGACCGTACTTATGGGAATCCTGATTATCGGCGTAATTGGCCTTACCTTTGAACAGATTGTACGATACTTGGAAAGGAAGTTGACCGGATGGCAGGAGACAATGCAGCAGTAA
- a CDS encoding N-acetylmuramoyl-L-alanine amidase has protein sequence MALVLLVLVYVISSQAGKMTAGVKAKAEKERPVVVIDAGHGGNDPGKIGIDGTLEKDINLQIAYRLKKYLEASDVKVVLTREDDNGLYTEKDSRKKMADMSKRCEIINDESPSLTVSIHQNSYHEEYVYGGQVFYYKKSDKGKELAEILQSRFDYVLGEKNTRLAKPNDNYYLLLHVRTPIVIVECGFLTNWKESALLNNLDYQDRVAWTIHMGVMEYLNTR, from the coding sequence ATGGCATTGGTTTTGCTGGTGCTGGTATATGTAATATCAAGTCAGGCTGGAAAGATGACGGCAGGGGTCAAGGCAAAGGCCGAAAAAGAAAGGCCAGTCGTCGTCATAGATGCGGGACATGGAGGAAATGATCCGGGAAAGATCGGAATTGATGGAACCCTGGAAAAGGATATAAATTTGCAGATAGCATACCGGTTAAAAAAGTATCTGGAAGCTTCTGACGTGAAAGTGGTTCTGACCAGAGAAGATGACAACGGATTGTATACGGAAAAGGACAGCAGAAAAAAGATGGCGGACATGAGCAAGCGCTGTGAGATCATCAATGATGAAAGCCCGTCACTTACCGTCAGTATCCACCAGAACAGCTATCATGAGGAATACGTATACGGAGGACAGGTATTTTACTATAAAAAGTCGGATAAGGGAAAAGAGCTGGCTGAAATTTTACAGAGCCGGTTTGATTATGTGCTGGGCGAGAAAAATACCAGACTCGCAAAACCCAACGATAACTACTATCTTCTTTTACATGTGCGGACCCCAATCGTTATCGTGGAATGCGGCTTTTTAACCAACTGGAAGGAATCAGCTCTTTTGAATAACTTGGATTACCAGGACCGGGTTGCCTGGACGATCCACATGGGGGTTATGGAATATTTGAATACGAGGTAA
- a CDS encoding diphosphate--fructose-6-phosphate 1-phosphotransferase, whose protein sequence is MNGNVLVVHGGGPTAVINSSLYGVIKEARESKKVEKVYAALGGSEGILKENFLDLMEFPEERLRLLLETPATAIGSSRYALEKEDYEAMPAIFEKYHIRYVLLNGGNGTMDTCGKIHEACKNSGVTVVGIPKTIDNDIAITDHTPGFGSAARYIAATTAEVGMDVKSLPIHVCVIEAMGRNAGWVTAASALARKKPGDAPHLIYLPERPFKEEEFLADVKKLYEEKGGVVVVASEGLKGEDGKPVVPPIYKTGRATYYGDVSVYLANLVIQKLDIKARNEKPGICGRSSIAWQSPVDREEAVLSGREALKAAMEGQGGVMIGFIREDRSDGEYCIHMERIPIEKVMLHERAIPENFINERGNDVTNEFIKWCRPLIGPELRDFIDFHENI, encoded by the coding sequence ATGAATGGCAATGTTCTGGTGGTGCATGGAGGCGGTCCTACTGCGGTGATCAATTCATCTCTTTACGGCGTGATCAAAGAGGCCAGGGAAAGCAAAAAGGTTGAAAAAGTATATGCTGCCCTGGGCGGCAGCGAAGGGATTTTAAAAGAGAATTTTCTGGATCTCATGGAGTTCCCGGAGGAAAGGCTCAGACTTCTTTTGGAAACCCCTGCCACGGCCATCGGCTCCTCCAGGTACGCCCTGGAAAAGGAAGATTATGAGGCCATGCCGGCCATATTTGAGAAATACCATATCAGGTATGTGCTTCTTAATGGAGGCAATGGAACCATGGATACCTGCGGAAAGATTCATGAAGCCTGCAAAAATTCAGGAGTTACGGTGGTTGGGATCCCCAAGACCATTGACAATGATATTGCAATTACCGATCACACCCCTGGATTTGGCAGCGCAGCCAGGTACATTGCGGCTACTACTGCGGAGGTAGGAATGGATGTAAAATCTCTGCCCATCCATGTATGCGTAATTGAGGCCATGGGAAGAAATGCAGGCTGGGTCACGGCAGCTTCAGCCCTTGCCCGCAAAAAGCCGGGAGATGCGCCCCATCTGATTTATCTGCCGGAGCGTCCGTTTAAGGAAGAGGAATTTTTAGCGGATGTGAAGAAGCTATATGAAGAAAAGGGCGGTGTGGTCGTGGTTGCCAGCGAAGGCTTAAAAGGGGAAGATGGAAAGCCGGTAGTTCCCCCGATCTACAAGACCGGGCGGGCAACCTATTACGGAGATGTAAGCGTCTATCTTGCCAATCTGGTAATTCAAAAGCTGGATATTAAGGCCAGAAATGAAAAGCCTGGAATCTGCGGACGCTCTTCCATTGCATGGCAGTCTCCGGTTGACCGGGAGGAGGCGGTGCTTTCAGGGCGGGAAGCCTTAAAGGCGGCCATGGAAGGCCAGGGCGGAGTGATGATCGGCTTTATCCGGGAGGACAGGTCGGATGGAGAATACTGCATCCATATGGAACGAATTCCCATTGAAAAAGTCATGCTTCATGAAAGAGCTATTCCGGAAAACTTTATTAATGAGCGGGGAAACGACGTGACCAATGAGTTCATAAAATGGTGCCGCCCTCTGATCGGCCCGGAACTGAGGGATTTCATAGATTTTCATGAAAATATATAA